The genomic DNA GGTGCAGGACAGTCGTAAAGTTTGCGCCGGCGCCTCTTTTGAAGTGATCGTAACCGGTAACAAGGACTTTGTTGGTAACGACGTCAATGTCGACGACATTCTTAAGCAATTCGACCGCAAGACATTTACTCACCTCCCTGAAGTTCATGCTGATGAAGCTCAAACAGAAGCCAAAGGGCAAGGGGTTTTAATTGCCGTGATCGATACCGGCGTGAACTACAATCACGCCGCACTGGTAAAGAACATTTGGACCAACAAGAAGGAAATTCCTGGAAACAATATCGATGATGATGGCAATGGCCAAATCGACGATATCACCGGCTACGACTTCGTGAATAACGATGGCTCTCCTTATGATGACCAGGGCCACGGTAGCCACGTCGCTGGATTGGCCGCGTCCTCCTTCTTCGGATTGGCGCCCAAGGCGCAAATCATGGCCATCAAAGGTTTAGGCCCTGCCGGTGGTGACATCGCCAGTATCGTGGGTGGCATCTACTACGCTGTTGATAATGGTGCCAAAGTCCTGAATATGTCCTTCGGTAACTACGGCCCTCCACACCCGGCCATGGTTCAGGTGATGGACTACGCCGAAGCCAAAGACGTGGTGATATTGGCCGCTGCGGGCAATGGACATCCGACCCTGGGGACTGGATTGGATACTGACAAGGTGGCTAACTTTCCTTCAGCCCTGCCTCACGACAACATCGTGGCGATAGCCGCTAAGGACACGAAGAACATGTTGGCCCCTTACTCAAACTACGGAATTCAAACTGTCGATGTGGCGGCTCCAGGTGGTAATGCACCAGACGATGTCATCGTCTCCAGCTTCCTGGACAACCCTGACGATGTGGCCTTTATCGGAATGTCCGGAACTTCCATGGCCACGCCAATTGTGAGCGGAGTTGCAGCTCTCATGCTGAGCGCCAACCCCACTCTCAAGGCTTCGGATGTGAAAAAGATCCTGATGACCAGTGGTCCTCAGGTGCAAGGATTGGATAAGTTTATTAAGTCAGGTCGTAATGTGGACGCCCTGGCTGCAGTGCAAGCTGCAAAAGCAATGCTTCCTTTGGCAGTGGGAAGCATTCAGTAAAGTCTAAAGTGGCACGGGGATGGGAAATTGCCAAGAGGGGGAGGGTTCACCTGCAAAGGTGAACCCGTTTTTTATGTTTCATTGTGAGACACCCCTGATGGTCTAGGCCTCTGTCCGGGTTTGAGACACAGTTGACCCTTATTTGCTCGCCGTGTTGGTGGTTTTTCCCTATAATTATCCCTATCTAGCTTGAGGAGCGAAGGATGGGGAATCGCCGCATGAGGCCTGCATACATCATATCACTTTGCCTTTTTTTCCTTTTGTCTCTTCCAGCAGAGGCAAAACTGTTTCGCAATGCCTATGTCAGCTTTGAGCTGCCACCAAATTGGGATTGCCGCTTAGAGGGCACTGAGTGGGTTTGCGTCAGTAAGTTTAATGAGAAGTCCAGAGAAGCCATTATCATTTTGACGGCCAAAGAGGTGGGACCTGCAGACACTCTCCAGGCCTATTTGGCCCACCTAAAAACTCCACGCACAATTCCGGATGCAGTGGGAAAACCGATCCCCTCCAAGCTCATCGGAGTTAAAACCCGTACCATCAACAACCATATGTGGGTGGATGGAATGCACATGGGAAGTGAAGTCACCTCCTACTACACACGCTACCTGGCCTCGGTGAAGCAAAATATTGCCATCTTGGTGACTTTCAGTGCCCACAAAGCACATTACACCAAGTACAGCGCCGACTTCTTAAAGGCCATTCAATCCTTGCGAGTTGTGGCAACTAAAACAATGCTAGCCAACAAGCCTCTCACCACCCCTCGTGGCTCTGGTGAAACTTTTGGCGCTCCCATCGGCCAGGTCCTTCCTACCAATATGGGCGAAGAACTTCCGCCTGAGTCTTCCGGTAGCGGCAAGATGGGGTCGACGGCAATCGGCCTCATTGTTCTCCTATTAGCGGGAGGCTATTGGTTCTTGTTTATGCGAAAGAAGAAAAAGAAGGGTGGTCTCTAAGCGTGAGATCAGGGGTATCCTTGTCTCCATATCAGCATCGCTCACTCAAGTGGTGGCTTGAACGCCTCCCCTTCCTTTTGGCCCTAGTCGCATTGGGCATTGCCCTTGCTCACCCATCGGCCCAGGCAAAGGTGATGAAGACCGCCTATTTGAGCTTCAACATCCCAGATGCCTGGGACTGCCGTCGCGAAGACGCATTTGCCTATTCCTGCCGGCCCAACGCCAGAAAAAAAGTCCAGGATGCGATCATTATCATCTCTGCCAAGGAAGCCGGGCCAGAGGATACCTTTGCCTCTTTTCAGAAGTACCTAAACGTCCCCCGAACACTCAATGTCATGGGCAGTACCCCTCAGGTGTCGCGGGTTCAATATGTCCGCCTGATTCAAATCAACAAGCAGGCCTGGGCTGATGGCGCCCACCTCAATAGTGAAATCCAGGGGTACTTCACCCGTTACTTGGCTACGGTAAAAGAAAAACTATCCGTACTCATCACTCTTTCGGCTGCGCAAAGCCGGTGGAAAATGTTCGAAAAGGATTTTGCCACAATAGTGAACTCTCTGGTGCTCACAGACAATCAAACGGTGCTACAACAGCCCTATACGCTGGGACAGACTCCACAGACCCAGGGACAACTCCCGGCCGGGGGTGCCCAGATCAGTCCACAGGCGGGAGTCACGCCAATGCCGGCCAAAGAGACACCCAACTACACGCTGATGCTGCTCGCCGCCCTTGCCGTCGTCGGTTTGTTTGTTTACGCCTTTAAGAAATAGACCAAATCCTAATTGAGCTGGAAAGGCTCGGAATAGACCCAGACTGCTTGGCTTTCCCGACCCTTGCGAACCAAACGGGTCAGATATCTTAAGGCAAGGCGATATGTTCCCTCAACAAGAGGCGGTTGGGATCTGGAGTAGATGTTCCTGTGCTCGATCTTGATCCACTGCTGTTGTTCAAAGCCAATGGCAATCAGCTTTCGGGGACAGTGTTGCTCCTTGTTGGGAGCAGAACTCAAACGCTTCCATTGATCTCCCTGCCGTACTTCTAAAACTGCAAAACCGTCACAGTCGGCTTCAACCAGCACGTCCTGAGTGAAATCATTGCGCACCGGAACATTTATATGCTGAGGGGTGATATCGGTAGGACTCAAGATCCTCACCAGTGGGACTTCTCGCACACCCTTAAGGCGGTGCTGGATCATCTCCCGCTCCGCCCGCTTACAGTCCACTAGGCTGCGTCCCTTGAGACCTGCACAACTGGCCTCGGCCGCTCTTTGCCCCATCAAACCCAATAGGGATACGAACCCTACCGAAACCACCAAGTTGATACCCCTCATTCCTCACCTCCCTCCTCAAAAGGTACCGGGTTCCCATGGGTGCGGCAATGCACAACAAGGGTGAAGTTTTGTGCAATGCCGCACCCATGGGAACCCGGTACCTTTTACAAGCCATTGCCTGGACTTGGCCTGAAGATTGACCACGACTATACTGGTCATCGTTTGTTTTGGGATCGTACAGGGGGATGTGAATGGCTTCGGGCGACTGGCTTGTGAATCTTGGAGATTTTCTCAAGTACTACAATATCACGCCGAATATGCTTTTGTTTTTTTCGGCGGTTGTCCTCATCGCTTTTGTTTTCAGTCTCCGTGAGTTCATGTCCTGGCTGTCAAAAACTTCCAGCCTTCGTCGGGACCTCGCGACCATGAAACACACATTGAATATCATGGAGCAAAAGATCGACGCCCTATTAGCCATGCGCATGGGCGATTCCATGAAGTCCGAAGAGATGGATGATTTCAT from Pseudobdellovibrionaceae bacterium includes the following:
- a CDS encoding S8 family serine peptidase, with protein sequence MNFCIKKATRNSVPIMLGAALALALTSCGKSDLRSHRQIRKHAPQNSQDVGVMVQGVADEDVAQMLDQNPEAQARVINSKHGIYEIFNLEPSTLRAEWPEAQIVRNRFFQTFENKVLPSMEERMMMLAETVNTGGDKLEQCVEDLKSPTPEIEVTQSSEDISDQVMDLGGDFTLSSGKSTAHPDHPSDLKVGWLVMAPQGSKKGREIFFAQSIKYQPDAYGMYNILMVVQDSRKVCAGASFEVIVTGNKDFVGNDVNVDDILKQFDRKTFTHLPEVHADEAQTEAKGQGVLIAVIDTGVNYNHAALVKNIWTNKKEIPGNNIDDDGNGQIDDITGYDFVNNDGSPYDDQGHGSHVAGLAASSFFGLAPKAQIMAIKGLGPAGGDIASIVGGIYYAVDNGAKVLNMSFGNYGPPHPAMVQVMDYAEAKDVVILAAAGNGHPTLGTGLDTDKVANFPSALPHDNIVAIAAKDTKNMLAPYSNYGIQTVDVAAPGGNAPDDVIVSSFLDNPDDVAFIGMSGTSMATPIVSGVAALMLSANPTLKASDVKKILMTSGPQVQGLDKFIKSGRNVDALAAVQAAKAMLPLAVGSIQ
- a CDS encoding LPXTG cell wall anchor domain-containing protein, with the translated sequence MRPAYIISLCLFFLLSLPAEAKLFRNAYVSFELPPNWDCRLEGTEWVCVSKFNEKSREAIIILTAKEVGPADTLQAYLAHLKTPRTIPDAVGKPIPSKLIGVKTRTINNHMWVDGMHMGSEVTSYYTRYLASVKQNIAILVTFSAHKAHYTKYSADFLKAIQSLRVVATKTMLANKPLTTPRGSGETFGAPIGQVLPTNMGEELPPESSGSGKMGSTAIGLIVLLLAGGYWFLFMRKKKKKGGL